In Segatella copri, the DNA window ATACTGCATACCCCAACCATTAAAGAAGGTACGGGTACGCTCAATGCCTGTAGTCTCCATACCGGCAAAGAGATTCATAAAATGAGTATTATGATCGAACGACTTGCTATAGTTGGCTGTAAAACGGAAGTTGTAATCCAACATACGATTATCTGTACGCTTATACATACCACCATTAGGCAAAACCGAGATTGGCAATGCGTATGGATTATCAGGGTCTGTATAAAGATACTTATTGGCATCACGAATCAGAGAGTTGCCCATAGCTCTATAAGACTCTGCCTGGTTAGAAGAGTCCTCTATTTTATACTCCTGACTTGTTGTCGTATATTTTACAGCTCCCAAAGCAGAAAGTTCCAAGTCTTTGATTGGCTTGTACTTCAATTCACCCTGAAACTTTGCATCAATAAAATTGATGTCAATATAGTTGGTTTCCAACTCATGCAAGATATTGAAAGCTGCATAGTTAGAATGATAATAAGCAGTTGGGTCAAGCGCACGAGAAGTGTTCAATGCATAAGAATATGGGTTGATATCAAAGTCACGCTTCACCTGTCCAGATACAACATCTACATCCTGGCTCAATGTACCAGGAGCTTTCTGGTTACGATAACTACCGCTACCGATAATATTGAATGAAAGATTGTCGAAAATCTTGTGAGTGATATTCAAGTTCAAGGTATAACGCTGAACCTTACTCTGCTTATACCATCCTGGATCGGTCATTACTGAAAGTGAACCATAATAGTTACTTTTATCAGTACCACCGCTCATACTTACAGAATGATTCATCATAATATCATTTGAGAACAATTCCTTGAACCAGTTAGTATTGCGGTATTCAGCAGCCTGTAGGTAAGCATTTTGTGCTTCCTGTGTATTAGCAAGTGCAAACTGACCGGTCTTGGCATCATAGGTATTGATAAGTTCATACATTTTACCATATACACCATAATCACTACCATTCAAAGTACTGGAAACTCCAAGCCAGCCTTTCTCCTTCAATTCCTTATAAATACCCATCTGTTCTTGCGAATTGAGGATATTAAAATCGCTATAACTAGGAATCATACGAGTAGTGAACTCACCCATATAATTAATGTGAGCCTGACCAGCCTTACCCTTCTTAGTGGTAACAACGATGACACCTGCCATGGCACGGGCACCATAAATAGAAGTAGCAGAACCATCCTTCAAAATCTGGAAACTTTCGATATCATCTGAGTTCAAACCGGCAATAGCTGAAGAAATCAAGGTTTCAGGGTCACCTGAAGACAAATCATCTGCATTGATATCGGTAACATCTTCCATGATGACACCATCTACAACCCAAAGAGGCTTAGAAGAACCATAAATAGAGGTTGCACCACGTACACGAATCTTTGGCGCAGAACCAAATGTACCTGACACGTTCTGAACAGACACACCGGCTGAACGACCTTCCAGGGAACGACTTACATCTGTAATACCATTAATCAAGGCATCGTTTGCAGTCAACTGATCTGTTGCACCTGTAAACATACGACGGTCTACATGCTGCATACCCGTTACAACCACCTCGCCCAAGTTCTTGCTATCTGCCTTCAGACGGATAGTCATCTTGGCGGCTGGAGTCAAGGTCTGGCTCTGCATACCGATGTAGCTAACTACAAGTTTTTTACCAGCAGGTACCTCCAAAGAGAAGTGACCGTCAATATCGGTGACGGTACCTGTACGTGCCGCTCCAGCGACTACGACAGATGCACCGATGACAGGTTCACCATCTTCCTGAGAAACTACGGTACCTGTTACTTTCGTTTGAGCCAATGCCCCCCCACATAAAAGGAAGAGATTGACTAACAAGAAAAGCAATCTTTTTTCCATAAAATTCTCTCTTAAAAATTAAACAACTCTTATAACTTTATATTATTATTTTTTCTCTTCTTATACTTTTTAAATCTCTCTTATTACTTTACGGGTGCAAAGATAAGAAAAAGTATTGAATTAATGCAAACTTTATCGATATTTTCATAGAAAAAAGTTAGTTTTTCTTGATTTTCGTCAACATTTAGAAATATTGTCTACACTTTTAATAGAAAAAAGTCAGAAACAATAGATTTAAGCAAAGTTTACAAAAAGGAAATAAAAATGTTCTAAAATACACAAAAAAGGCAAGGTTTCTGTAAAACCCCATTCAGAAGTTTCTCAGAAGTCTTGCCTTTCTTTATACTTAAGTACCTTTATCAGCCACTTGATTATTTATATTTGCCGCTTAGATATTTTATTCAAAATACATTTTTATTTTTTAAGCGTAAATTCAAACTTCAAGCCGCCTTCCTGCTGATTGCTCACACGGATGGTTCCGCCATGCAGGAGAACGGCATTCTTGACGATGGCAAGCCCCAAACCGGTGCCACCCATCTTGCGGCTGCGTCCCTTATCTACCCGATAGAAACGCTCGAAAAGACGGGAGAGATGCTCGGCAGGAACTCCCTGACCATTATCACAGAAGATGAAATGCCACTTATTGCCCTGCTCCTTGGCACTCAACGTTATCTTACGCCCTTCGCCGGCATAAGCTATGGCATTGTCGGTAAGATTGCGGAACACACTATAGAGCAGACTGCGGTTACCCTTCACGATAATATGCTGGTCGGGAAGAAGATTCTCGAAAGTCATCTTGTGCGACTCTCTTTCCAGCGCCGTCTCATGGGCTATTTCACTCACCATCTGCGTAATGTCTACCGCCTCGAAATCTATCATATCCGAACCGTCATCCAACCGGTTCAGGGTAGAGATGTCGCGGAGCAGAGAGGTGAGACGCTCGCTCTGGGCATAACAGCGCTGCAGAAACTGCGACTTTATCTCTTCGTTGATATGCGGATTGTCGAGTATCGTTTCCAGATAACCCTGAATACTTGCTACAGGAGTCTTCAGCTCGTGAGCGATATTCTGGGTAAGCTGCCGCTTCAGTACATCCTGTTCACGTCGGGTGGTCTGTATGCGCTTATACATCTTGATGATGCGCTCAGCTATCTCGCCCAACTCATCGTTAGGGAACTTGGCGAGATCTTCCACCTCCAGACTCTCGTTGTGGTCTGCCTTATAAGCAAAGATGCTCAGTTTGGAAACATTCTTTGCCAGACGGTCCGTAAAACGGTAGAGCACGATGGTAAGCAGAATGACGGCTACAATGGCAAACCAGATGAAATGCTGGTCGGCCTGCAGCGATTTTGCCAAATCATTATTATAAGGTAGTGCCGTACGGATGATGAGCTTGCTTTCCGGAAAATAAGAAGCCACATAGAAATAATCATGCTTCAGGGTTTTAGACTGTCGCTCCACGCTTGAGCCTACCCTGTTTTTCAAGGCCTCTGCTATTTCCTCACGCTTGGCATGGTTGGCAAAATGATCATAGTCGGAACTCATGTTGTCATAAATCACCTTACCGTTAGGGCGCACCAGCGTAACACGAAGATCCTTGCTTTCATGTTCTCGGACAAAAGCCTGCAACTTCTCATGAGCCACAGTCACATCCCTATTGTGGATGCTATCTTGCAGAATAATTCCTTCACCAGGAGAGAGCGCCAGATCTTCTGCCAGCAGTTCATTATAATTTTCCAGCTTGATAGTAAGCGTACCTATTTTATACTGCTTCTCACGTGCCTGCTGGAACACGATAAAACTGACGGCGAACACAAGGAACACCGCCAGTACACTGAAGTACAACTTCCTACCTACACTATTTAGCTTAAACATTTTAATTACGCATCAAAATAATAACCGAACCCCAGACGGGTAACGATGCACTTGGCAAACTTACCAATCTTCTTTCTCATACGGGTGATGTTGACATCCACCGTGCGGTCGAGTACCATCACATCCTTAGGCCATACCCGGTCGATAAGTTCCTGACGGGAGAACACCTTGCCGCGCTCTTCGAGGAAAAGACGCAGGAGTTCGAACTCGGTCTTGGTGAAAGGGATAGCCTCACCATCGATGCTCACCGTCTTCTTGTCCAGATTCAGCTGCAGTCCCTGATAGTTGATGATCTTCGATTCATCAGCATCGCCAGCCTGTTCAGCCGTACGGCGCAAGACGGCACGCACTCTGACCATCACCTCTCGTATAGAGAAAGGTTTCGAGATATAATCATCGGCACCGATATTGAATCCAGTAACCGTATCGTTTTCCGTATCTCGGGCTGTAAGGAAGATAATCGGAACATTGGCTGTCATCGGATTGCCCTTCAACTGCTTAGCCAGCTGGAAACCGCTCATTCCTCCCATCATAACGTCCAACAGCAGCAGGTCGAACGAAGCGATGTCCATCTCCAAAGCCTCTTCTGCAGAATTGGCAGTCTCTACCTCATATCCTTCTGTTTCGAGATTGAATTTCAGAATCTCACACAAGTCTTGCTCATCATCAACAACAAGTATTCTTTTCATATTCTCTTCCATATTTTATGTTATTTAAAATATCGCTGCAAAATTACGACTTTTCTTTCGTAATAAGCGTTACATTTGATTACATTTTCGTGACATTTAGTACTTTAAAGAAAAAAAACATAAAAAAAAGGCAGTTTTGTTACACATTTTAACTTAGTGTTCCAAATTCGCTACATGTTTCTTTGCTAGTTAGAAACAGAAATGCTACTTTTGCACCCGATATAACTATAAGTGAGCATATAACACAACTGAAAGAGTATGAAAGATAAAGTAAATGCAATTCCCTTAATCGGTGAAATCATCAAAGAGGAATTAAACAAGCAAGGCAAGACCACAGTATGGCTTGCTGAGCAATTAGGCTGCCATCGTACTAATATATATAAGGTATACGGCAGAGCCACTATAGATACGGGTATGCTTTACCATATCTGTCAGTTGCTGAACATTGATTTGTTTAAGGTTTATTCAGACGCTTTGCGCAAACGCAAGAAAAAGAATCAAGATTTAAACTAAAAATAACTAAAACAATAAGACCTGAGGTTAATCACCCCAGGTCTTATTGTTTTTATGCCAATCGCTTTTCCAAACGCTCGCGGATGGCAGCGATAAAGCCGGCAGAGTTTACAGCCTTAGCCTCAACACCTTCCATCAGGTTTACGAGATCCTTGGTAGCGATACCGTCGTTCAATGTATCGAAACATGCAGCCTCCAACTGGTCGCCAAAGTTCTGAAGTTCCTTGATGCCATCCAGCTCGCCACGCTTTCTCAACGCACCGCTCCATGCAAAGATGGTAGCCATTGGGTTAGTAGATGTATCTTCACCCTTCAGGTAGCGATAGTAGTGACGGGTCACGGTACCGTGGGCTGCCTCATACTCATACTTGCCGTCAGGAGAAACCAATACGGAAGTCATCATCGCCAGAGAACCGAAGGCTGTACTGAGCATATCACTCATCACATCACCGTCATAGTTCTTGCAAGCCCAGATGAAACCGCCCTTGCTGCGGATAACACGGGCTACGGCATCATCAATCAATGTATAGAAATACTCGATGCCGAGTTCTGCAAACTTCTCCTTATAGTCGCTCTCATATACTTCTTCAAAGATTTTACGGAACTGGGCATCATAAGTCTTAGAGATGGTATCCTTGGTAGCGAACCAGAGATCCTGCTTGGTATCAATGGCAAACTTGAAGCAGCTGTGAGCAAAGCTGCGGATACTCTTATCAGTATTGTGCATGCCCTGGATAACTCCGGCGCCATCGAAAGAATGAATCTCTATCTCCTGCTTCTTGCCACTCTTACCCTCGAACACGAGTTTGGCTGTACCTGGCTCATCTGCACGAAGTTCTACACTCTTATATACATCGCCGTAAGCATGACGGGCGATAGTGATAGGCTTCTCCCAGTTCTTTACACATGGGTGGATGCTAGGGATGGTGATAGGAGCACGGAACACAGTACCATCCATGATGCTACGGATAGTTCCATTAGGACTCTTCCACATTTTATGGAGTTTATACTCGTCCATACGCTGTGCATTAGGAGTGATAGTAGCACACTTCACAGCCACACCATATTTCTTAGCCGCCTCAGCAGAGTCGATGGTTACCTGGTCGTTGGTCTGGTCGCGATAAGGCAGACCGAGATCATAATACTCAGACTTCAAATCAACGAAAGGAAGAATCAGTTCGTCCTTAATCATCTTCCAGAGAATTCTTGTCATCTCATCACCGTCCATCTCTACCAATGGAGTTGTCATCTTAATCTTTTCCATAACACAATATAATGTATAATTAATAATTTACAATGTACAATGATCAGGGCAGCCAAGTGGCCTCTTGATATTTTGCCTGCAAAATTAATAAAAATAATTAAGAAAAGAAAGGATATTAAGAATATTTCTAGCAAAATGATAACAAAAAGCACTTTTTCACGTACTTAAAACATAAAATCTGTATATTTATACCTAAAAAGGCATCAATGAGCCCGAAAACTCATTGATGCCTCTACTTATTTACCTTTTTACTTTTTTACCCTTTTACCTTTTTACCTTTAAATAGCCTTTTTACTTCTCCTCTGGAGCCTTGTCGATCAAGTCCATGAACTGGTCGAGCTTAGGAGTGATGATAATCTGAGTGCGGCGGTTGCGCTGCTTGCCTACCTCTGTATCGTTAGTTGTTACAGGGTTGTACTCACCACGGCCACCAGCTGTAAGACGCTTAGGATTTACACCGAAGTGATCCTGCAAGTACTGAACAACAGAAGCTGCACGGAGAGCAGAGAGGTCCCAGTTGTTGCGGATATTCTTCATCTTGGCACTTGTAGTGCTTACCGGTACGTTATCGGTATTACCCTCTACGAGCACATCGTAATCCTTGTAGTCTGTGATGATCTTAGCAATCTTGCTCAATGTTTCCTGAGCACGGCTGTTCACCTCATAGCTACCACTCTGATAGAGCATATTGTCAGCCAGAGAGATGTAAACTACACCCTTCAGAACCTGAACATCAACCTCCTTCATCTCTTCCTTGCTCAAAGAGCGGGTCAGGTTGTTGGTAAGAACCATGTTGAGCGAATCGCTCTTGCTCTTTACCTCAACCAGGTGGCGGATATACTGGTTACTCTCGTTGATCTGGTCAACGAGTTTTTCAATGCTCACGTTGTTCTGGCTTGCATTGTTCAAACTCTTGTCAAGTGAGTTCTGCAACTTAGCGTAATCGCTCTTTGCAGTAGCGAGCTGCTCCTGGGCTGCTGCCAGACTAGCCTCAGTAGCTGCCAGCTTTTCCTTGGTAGCCTGATAGTTGCTTGACAATTCCTTATTCTCATTCTGGCAATTCTGAAGATCCTTCTTACTTGCACAGCTTGTAGCCATCAGAGCTACAGCCATCATTGCCATTACCATTAACTTTGTCTGTTTCATATTCTTTCTAATTTAAATTTTCTTGTTATTATTAATTGATTATAGTATATTTTGCGTCGTTTACTTCCTTTTTATATTAGAGTTCTCCCGGCTTTTATCCGTTATCCGGAAGTTTCTACATTTTAGGGCATTATAGAAGCTGATTCACTTCTTTCACTTGCAAAGTTACAGATAAGACTCGAATAAACAACATTTGTCAAATGCATTTAGACATTTTTAACCTCTAAATCTTTATTTATCACCTTTTTAACCAAAAAAGGCAACAGAAAGCACTTTTCTTATAGCTAAACCGTCAAATGTAGCCTCTTAAGGTAAGAATAGCCCAAATCTCAACAAAAAAAACATAAAAAACAGAGTTTTATTTTGTAGTGTCTTGAAATTGCACTATCTTTGCACTCGAAAAGAAATAAATACATTAATAATATAAAAGAAAGCAAGTATGATTCTTTTTTTTAGAACTCCATCTAAGAGTGTGATTGCGACCGAGATTGACCACAAACCATCTCAGGACGAAATCAATGAACTTTGTTGGCTTTATGGTGACGCGACTTTAGAGGACGCCCAGCAGTTGCAGGGCTTCTATGTCGGCCCACGCCGTGAAATGATTACTCCTTGGAGTACGAATGCCGTTGAGATTACTCAGAACATGAGTCTTAACGGCATTTCGCGTATCGAGGAGTACTTCCCTGTAGATAGCGAAGACGCTGAGCACGACCCTATGCTCCAGCGTATGTACAACGGTATCGGACAGGATGTGTTCACCGTGAACCACCAGCCAGAACCTATCAAGTACGTCGATGACCTCGAGAAGTATAACGAGGAAGAGGGTCTTGCCCTCAGCGAGGACGAAATGGCTTATCTCCACAAGCTGGAGAAAGAGAACGGACGCCCTCTCACCGACAGCGAAATTTTCGGTTTCGCACAGATCAACTCAGAGCACTGCCGCCACAAGATTTTCGGCGGCCAGTTTATCATCGACGGTAAGGAGATGGAGTCTTCTCTCTTCAACATGATCAAGAAGACCACCAACGAGAATCCTAACAAGATTCTCTCTGCTTACAAGGACAACGTGGCTTTCTCTCAGGGTCCTGTTATCGAGCAGTTTGCTCCAGCCGATCAGACTACAAGCGATTTCTTCCAGGTGAAGGATATCGAGAGTGTTATCTCTCTGAAGGCTGAGACTCACAACTTCCCTACTACCGTAGAGCCTTTCAATGGTGCTGCTACCGGTACGGGTGGTGAAATCCGCGACCGTATGGGTGGTGGTGTAGGTTCATGGCCTATCGCAGGTACAGCCTGCTACATGACTGCTTATCCTCGCCTGAAGGATGACAACGGCAAGAGCGATGCTGAGCGCGACTGGGAAGACATCATGCCAGTACGTAAGTGGCTCTATCAGACTCCAGAGCAGATTCTGATCAAGGCTTCCAACGGTGCATCAGACTTCGGTAACAAGTTTGGTCAGCCTCTCATCACCGGTTCTGTGCTTACATTCGAGCACGAGGAGAATGGTGAGAAGTATGCATACGATAAGGTAATCATGCTTGCTGGTGGTGTAGGCTACGGCAAGAAGCGTGACTACAAGAAGGGTGAGCCACAGAAGGGCAACAAGGTTGTCGTAGTAGGTGGTGATAACTATCGCATCGGTCTTGGTGGTGGTTCTGTTTCTTCTGTAGATACAGGCCGTTACAGTAATGGTATCGAGTTGAACGCTGTTCAGCGTGCCAACCCTGAGATGCAGAAGCGTGCCTACAACCTGGTTCGTGCACTCGTTGAGAACGATGAGAACCCAGTAGTCAGCATCCACGACCATGGTTCAGCCGGTCACTTGAACTGTCTCTCTGAGTTGGTAGAAGAGTGCGGTGGCGAAATCGACATGTCTAAGTTGCCTATCGGCGACAAGACTTTGAGCGCCAAGGAAATCATCGCCAACGAGAGCCAGGAGCGCATGGGCTTGCTCATCGACGAGAAGTATATCAGCGAGGTTCAGAAGATTGCCGACCGTGAGCGTGCTCCGATGTACGTGGTTGGTGAGACTACAGGCGATGCTCACTTCAGCTTCAAGCAGGCTGACGGTGTGAAGCCATTCGACCTCGATGTAGCTCAGATGTTCGGTCATACTCCTAAGACTGTAATGGTAGATGAGACCGTAGAGCGTAAATATGAAGATGTAACTTATTCTGCAGATAACCTCGACAAGTACTTGCAGCGTGTTCTCCAGATGGAGGCTGTGGCTTGTAAGGACTGGTTGACCAACAAGGTAGACCGTTCCGTAACAGGTAAGATTGCCCGTCAGCAGGGTCAGGGTCAGATTCAGTTGCCACTCTCAGACTGTGGTGTCGTAGCACTCGACTACCGTGGCGAGAAGGGTATCGTAACTGCAATGGGGCATGCACCTCAGGCAGGTCTTGCCGATCCTAAGGCAGGTTCTGTACTCTCTGTAGCAGAGTCATTGACTAATATCGTATGGGCTCCATTGGCAGATGGCATGGACAGCATCAGCCTCTCAGCCAACTGGATGTGGCCTTGCCGCAGTCAGAAGGGTGAGGATGCCCGTCTGTAC includes these proteins:
- a CDS encoding SusC/RagA family TonB-linked outer membrane protein, which codes for MEKRLLFLLVNLFLLCGGALAQTKVTGTVVSQEDGEPVIGASVVVAGAARTGTVTDIDGHFSLEVPAGKKLVVSYIGMQSQTLTPAAKMTIRLKADSKNLGEVVVTGMQHVDRRMFTGATDQLTANDALINGITDVSRSLEGRSAGVSVQNVSGTFGSAPKIRVRGATSIYGSSKPLWVVDGVIMEDVTDINADDLSSGDPETLISSAIAGLNSDDIESFQILKDGSATSIYGARAMAGVIVVTTKKGKAGQAHINYMGEFTTRMIPSYSDFNILNSQEQMGIYKELKEKGWLGVSSTLNGSDYGVYGKMYELINTYDAKTGQFALANTQEAQNAYLQAAEYRNTNWFKELFSNDIMMNHSVSMSGGTDKSNYYGSLSVMTDPGWYKQSKVQRYTLNLNITHKIFDNLSFNIIGSGSYRNQKAPGTLSQDVDVVSGQVKRDFDINPYSYALNTSRALDPTAYYHSNYAAFNILHELETNYIDINFIDAKFQGELKYKPIKDLELSALGAVKYTTTSQEYKIEDSSNQAESYRAMGNSLIRDANKYLYTDPDNPYALPISVLPNGGMYKRTDNRMLDYNFRFTANYSKSFDHNTHFMNLFAGMETTGIERTRTFFNGWGMQYDKGEVPFYIYQFFKKSLEENTDYYSLSNTNSRSVAFFGNATYSYKQRYILNGTYRYEGSNAMGRSRSARWTPTWNVAGSWNVDQEKFFQSWMPVISHLKLKASYSLTATPPPTSYTSSTNVYKAYSPWRLLTGDKETGIQLSQLENDELTYEKKHEFNFGFEAGFLNDRINLSFDIYSRKNFDEIGPVTTQGIGGEVIRWANAADMKANGQELSISTTNIKNKDFSWNTSFIFSHTKTEITNLESQDRAIDLMTNMGGRREGYPVRSLFSVQFQGLDEDGLPTFLNEKGKVTSDDINFQERENLDFLKYEGPTDPTIQGSLGNIFKYKGFALNVFMTYSFGNVVRLDPVFSATYSDLSSMTKEFKNRWVQPGDEKYTDVPVILSYYQYQNNKQLRYGYNAYNYSDVRIAKGDFIRMKEISLSYDFPKAWIHPLNNLSLKLQATNLFLIYADKKLNGQDPEFFRSGGVSSPVPRQFTLTVKVGL
- a CDS encoding sensor histidine kinase, producing the protein MFKLNSVGRKLYFSVLAVFLVFAVSFIVFQQAREKQYKIGTLTIKLENYNELLAEDLALSPGEGIILQDSIHNRDVTVAHEKLQAFVREHESKDLRVTLVRPNGKVIYDNMSSDYDHFANHAKREEIAEALKNRVGSSVERQSKTLKHDYFYVASYFPESKLIIRTALPYNNDLAKSLQADQHFIWFAIVAVILLTIVLYRFTDRLAKNVSKLSIFAYKADHNESLEVEDLAKFPNDELGEIAERIIKMYKRIQTTRREQDVLKRQLTQNIAHELKTPVASIQGYLETILDNPHINEEIKSQFLQRCYAQSERLTSLLRDISTLNRLDDGSDMIDFEAVDITQMVSEIAHETALERESHKMTFENLLPDQHIIVKGNRSLLYSVFRNLTDNAIAYAGEGRKITLSAKEQGNKWHFIFCDNGQGVPAEHLSRLFERFYRVDKGRSRKMGGTGLGLAIVKNAVLLHGGTIRVSNQQEGGLKFEFTLKK
- a CDS encoding response regulator encodes the protein MEENMKRILVVDDEQDLCEILKFNLETEGYEVETANSAEEALEMDIASFDLLLLDVMMGGMSGFQLAKQLKGNPMTANVPIIFLTARDTENDTVTGFNIGADDYISKPFSIREVMVRVRAVLRRTAEQAGDADESKIINYQGLQLNLDKKTVSIDGEAIPFTKTEFELLRLFLEERGKVFSRQELIDRVWPKDVMVLDRTVDVNITRMRKKIGKFAKCIVTRLGFGYYFDA
- a CDS encoding helix-turn-helix domain-containing protein; translated protein: MKDKVNAIPLIGEIIKEELNKQGKTTVWLAEQLGCHRTNIYKVYGRATIDTGMLYHICQLLNIDLFKVYSDALRKRKKKNQDLN
- a CDS encoding NADP-dependent isocitrate dehydrogenase, with the translated sequence MEKIKMTTPLVEMDGDEMTRILWKMIKDELILPFVDLKSEYYDLGLPYRDQTNDQVTIDSAEAAKKYGVAVKCATITPNAQRMDEYKLHKMWKSPNGTIRSIMDGTVFRAPITIPSIHPCVKNWEKPITIARHAYGDVYKSVELRADEPGTAKLVFEGKSGKKQEIEIHSFDGAGVIQGMHNTDKSIRSFAHSCFKFAIDTKQDLWFATKDTISKTYDAQFRKIFEEVYESDYKEKFAELGIEYFYTLIDDAVARVIRSKGGFIWACKNYDGDVMSDMLSTAFGSLAMMTSVLVSPDGKYEYEAAHGTVTRHYYRYLKGEDTSTNPMATIFAWSGALRKRGELDGIKELQNFGDQLEAACFDTLNDGIATKDLVNLMEGVEAKAVNSAGFIAAIRERLEKRLA
- a CDS encoding OmpA/MotB family protein encodes the protein MKQTKLMVMAMMAVALMATSCASKKDLQNCQNENKELSSNYQATKEKLAATEASLAAAQEQLATAKSDYAKLQNSLDKSLNNASQNNVSIEKLVDQINESNQYIRHLVEVKSKSDSLNMVLTNNLTRSLSKEEMKEVDVQVLKGVVYISLADNMLYQSGSYEVNSRAQETLSKIAKIITDYKDYDVLVEGNTDNVPVSTTSAKMKNIRNNWDLSALRAASVVQYLQDHFGVNPKRLTAGGRGEYNPVTTNDTEVGKQRNRRTQIIITPKLDQFMDLIDKAPEEK
- the purL gene encoding phosphoribosylformylglycinamidine synthase, yielding MILFFRTPSKSVIATEIDHKPSQDEINELCWLYGDATLEDAQQLQGFYVGPRREMITPWSTNAVEITQNMSLNGISRIEEYFPVDSEDAEHDPMLQRMYNGIGQDVFTVNHQPEPIKYVDDLEKYNEEEGLALSEDEMAYLHKLEKENGRPLTDSEIFGFAQINSEHCRHKIFGGQFIIDGKEMESSLFNMIKKTTNENPNKILSAYKDNVAFSQGPVIEQFAPADQTTSDFFQVKDIESVISLKAETHNFPTTVEPFNGAATGTGGEIRDRMGGGVGSWPIAGTACYMTAYPRLKDDNGKSDAERDWEDIMPVRKWLYQTPEQILIKASNGASDFGNKFGQPLITGSVLTFEHEENGEKYAYDKVIMLAGGVGYGKKRDYKKGEPQKGNKVVVVGGDNYRIGLGGGSVSSVDTGRYSNGIELNAVQRANPEMQKRAYNLVRALVENDENPVVSIHDHGSAGHLNCLSELVEECGGEIDMSKLPIGDKTLSAKEIIANESQERMGLLIDEKYISEVQKIADRERAPMYVVGETTGDAHFSFKQADGVKPFDLDVAQMFGHTPKTVMVDETVERKYEDVTYSADNLDKYLQRVLQMEAVACKDWLTNKVDRSVTGKIARQQGQGQIQLPLSDCGVVALDYRGEKGIVTAMGHAPQAGLADPKAGSVLSVAESLTNIVWAPLADGMDSISLSANWMWPCRSQKGEDARLYEGVKALSDFCCAIHVNVPTGKDSLSLTQQYPNGEKIIAPGTVIVSAGGEVSDVKKVVSPVLVNDKNSSLYHIDFSFDEQRLGGSAFAQSLGKVGSDVPTVKNPEYFVDCFNAVQELINRGWVMAGHDISAGGLITTLLEMTFANVEGGMKINLHDIADADIIKTLFAENPGVVIQVSDAHKDELKAFFDENGIGYAKIGYPAPELRKIIIKKEGFEHEFDIDALRDDWYKTSYLLDRKQSMNGMAKKRYTNYKKQPIEMNFGYGFKGTLASYSLDANRRKPSDIKAAIIREKGTNGEREMAYSMYLAGFDVKDVMMTDLISGRETLEDVNFIVFCGGFSNSDVLGSAKGWAGAFLYNPKAKEALDKFYAREDTLSLGICNGCQLMVELNLINPEHKHRSHLCHNTSKKFESTFLGLTIPQNDSVMFGSLSGDKLGIWVAHGEGRFYLPEPEDHYNIIAKYNYAEYPGNPNGSDYNVAGICSADGRHLAMMPHLERAIFPWQNAWYPADRRNDEVTPWIEAFVNARQWIEERALKK